A window from Actinomycetospora corticicola encodes these proteins:
- a CDS encoding ESX secretion-associated protein EspG has translation MIVLRRHELLWVLEQCGAGDWPYPLTPVAWPADTEDETVLARARTEDALAGRGLLRSDPAAALLAVGTAVRDARWQVDLVRRGSGSAAAVGLAGPGGGALLSSTDHAGADVVVRPVAPAGIAAAVLALVPRLPPAPGPPLEVPPAAAAVETRRRERQRTDVDAVLEHAVAWTQLGVAVTPNGVNWADDRADARIKWLDSPRGRYRLRHDRGRSGPPGSRLVPDDAASPGTLAEVEALLVEPGRSTT, from the coding sequence GTGATCGTGCTGCGGCGCCACGAGCTGCTCTGGGTGCTCGAGCAGTGCGGGGCCGGCGACTGGCCCTACCCGCTCACCCCGGTGGCGTGGCCCGCCGACACCGAGGACGAGACCGTCCTGGCCCGCGCGCGTACCGAGGACGCGCTGGCCGGGCGGGGCCTGCTCCGGTCGGACCCGGCGGCGGCCCTGCTCGCGGTCGGGACGGCGGTGCGCGACGCGCGGTGGCAGGTCGACCTGGTGCGTCGGGGGAGCGGGTCGGCCGCGGCCGTCGGGCTCGCCGGACCCGGCGGGGGCGCGCTGCTCTCCTCGACCGACCACGCGGGTGCCGACGTGGTCGTCCGCCCGGTCGCCCCCGCAGGGATCGCGGCCGCGGTGCTGGCCCTGGTGCCCCGCCTGCCACCGGCTCCCGGACCGCCGCTGGAGGTGCCGCCGGCCGCGGCAGCCGTGGAGACCCGTCGTCGGGAACGGCAGCGGACGGACGTCGACGCGGTCCTCGAGCACGCGGTGGCGTGGACACAGCTCGGAGTAGCGGTTACTCCGAACGGGGTCAATTGGGCGGACGACCGTGCAGATGCACGGATCAAATGGCTCGACTCGCCCCGCGGTCGCTACCGGCTGCGGCACGATCGGGGTCGCAGCGGGCCGCCGGGGTCCCGGCTGGTCCCGGACGACGCCGCGTCCCCGGGAACCCTGGCCGAGGTCGAGGCGCTGCTGGTGGAGCCGGGGAGGAGCACGACATGA
- a CDS encoding response regulator: MTTNDNDGLVVLAVDDEEPALMELAYLLEQDQRVTTVLKANDSISALRILTGGDQVNLGGFGTPPSGMAAPAKQSDVDVLFLDIRMPGLDGLELAQVLSRYVIPPSVVFVTAHDDRAVEAFDVGAVDYLLKPLRPERLYASLTRILASRGTTVPVEPAVEEEGDDEVIPVELAGTTKLVQRSTVRWVEAQGDYARLHTTEGSHLVRIPLSVLEERWSDAGFVRIHRSYLVALPLITELRLAGSGYVVRLGNGNQPGEVAELPVSRRHTRELKDRLVRSTKQAWGRR, encoded by the coding sequence GTGACTACCAACGACAACGACGGCCTCGTCGTCCTCGCGGTCGACGACGAGGAACCGGCTCTCATGGAGCTCGCCTACCTGCTCGAGCAGGATCAACGCGTCACGACGGTGTTGAAGGCGAACGACTCCATCTCGGCGCTGCGCATCCTCACCGGGGGCGACCAGGTCAACCTCGGTGGCTTCGGCACCCCGCCGTCGGGCATGGCCGCGCCCGCGAAGCAGTCCGACGTCGACGTCCTCTTCCTCGACATCCGGATGCCGGGCCTCGACGGCCTGGAGCTGGCCCAGGTCCTCTCGCGCTACGTCATCCCGCCGTCGGTGGTGTTCGTGACCGCGCACGACGACCGGGCCGTCGAGGCCTTCGACGTGGGCGCCGTGGACTACCTGCTCAAGCCGCTGCGCCCGGAGCGGCTCTACGCCTCGCTCACCCGCATCCTCGCCTCGCGCGGCACGACGGTCCCCGTCGAGCCCGCCGTCGAGGAGGAGGGTGACGACGAGGTGATCCCGGTCGAGCTCGCCGGCACCACGAAGCTGGTGCAGCGCTCCACCGTGCGCTGGGTGGAGGCCCAGGGCGACTACGCCCGCCTGCACACCACCGAGGGCAGCCACCTCGTCCGGATCCCGCTCTCGGTGCTCGAGGAGCGCTGGTCCGACGCCGGGTTCGTGCGCATCCACCGCTCGTACCTGGTCGCGCTGCCGCTGATCACCGAACTGCGCCTCGCCGGCTCCGGCTACGTGGTGCGGCTGGGCAACGGCAACCAGCCCGGCGAGGTGGCGGAGCTGCCGGTGAGCCGCCGCCACACCCGTGAGCTCAAGGACCGTCTCGTCCGCTCGACGAAACAGGCCTGGGGCCGGCGGTGA
- a CDS encoding sodium:solute symporter family transporter: MTGSDSIVALVLFGLAAVAVIAIGSLGVRVTRSTDDFLAASRTVRSRSNAAAISGQSLSVASYLGIAGIVLSHGVDGLWYPVGFVAGFGVLLLFVAAPLRRSGAYTVPDFAETRLDSTALRTLTTVVVVVIGWLYLIPQLQASGLVLMVVTGAPGWVGVLVVGLAVTAAVTFGGMRSMTLVQAFGFWLKGVALVVPAAVLVAWFLGAGLTAAPDRGGDLVFDRPTTVAIHDPVELTVVAPVTVEIRAADGQRSTASWGPGQQEIPRDTTLVFPPGSRMPVVGEAVAGNRAWDTPFGDGQRGPLWVYSLLLAACLGTAGLPHVLVRYYTNPDGRAARRTTVLVIGLLGFFSIVPIVLGALSRSVAPQLLTAGEGDAVVLLLPSLTIGGPVGAALGGLVAAGIAATLLSVSAGLLLSVAGVLSSDVLPGRLGDFRIAAHVAGVVPIVGALVFARLEFAHAVSLALAVAASTFAPLLLLGIWWRGLTDRGAIAGIAVGGVLSLSASITTLAGVRLEGVVGTLLAQPAAVSVPAAVITMVAVSRATASRIPAQVGRTLLRLHAPERLGLGEMRVGR; encoded by the coding sequence GTGACCGGGTCGGACTCGATCGTCGCCCTCGTGCTGTTCGGGCTCGCCGCCGTCGCCGTCATCGCGATCGGCTCGCTCGGGGTCCGGGTCACCCGCTCCACCGACGACTTCCTCGCGGCCTCCCGCACGGTGCGCAGCCGCTCGAACGCGGCCGCGATCTCGGGTCAGTCGCTGTCGGTGGCGTCCTACCTCGGCATCGCGGGGATCGTGCTCTCCCACGGCGTCGACGGCCTCTGGTACCCGGTGGGCTTCGTCGCGGGCTTCGGGGTGCTGCTGCTGTTCGTCGCCGCCCCGCTGCGCCGGTCCGGCGCGTACACGGTGCCCGACTTCGCCGAGACCCGGCTCGACTCGACCGCCCTGCGCACCCTGACCACCGTCGTCGTCGTGGTGATCGGGTGGCTCTACCTCATCCCGCAGCTGCAGGCCTCCGGGCTGGTGCTCATGGTCGTCACGGGCGCGCCCGGCTGGGTCGGCGTGCTCGTCGTCGGCCTGGCGGTGACCGCCGCGGTCACCTTCGGCGGCATGCGGTCGATGACGCTCGTGCAGGCGTTCGGGTTCTGGCTCAAGGGCGTGGCCCTGGTGGTGCCCGCCGCCGTGCTGGTGGCCTGGTTCCTCGGGGCCGGGCTCACCGCGGCCCCCGACCGGGGCGGTGACCTGGTGTTCGACCGGCCGACCACCGTCGCGATCCACGACCCCGTCGAGCTCACCGTCGTCGCCCCCGTCACCGTCGAGATCCGCGCGGCCGACGGGCAGCGGAGCACGGCCTCGTGGGGCCCGGGGCAGCAGGAGATCCCCCGCGACACCACGCTGGTGTTCCCGCCCGGGTCGCGGATGCCGGTGGTCGGGGAGGCGGTGGCCGGCAACCGGGCCTGGGACACCCCCTTCGGCGACGGGCAGCGGGGCCCGCTCTGGGTGTACTCGCTGCTGCTCGCGGCCTGCCTGGGTACGGCGGGGCTGCCGCACGTGCTGGTGCGCTACTACACCAACCCGGACGGCCGGGCCGCGCGCCGCACGACGGTGCTGGTCATCGGCCTGCTCGGGTTCTTCAGCATCGTGCCGATCGTGCTCGGCGCGCTCTCCCGCTCGGTCGCGCCCCAACTGCTCACCGCCGGCGAGGGCGACGCCGTCGTGCTCCTGCTGCCCTCGTTGACGATCGGCGGCCCGGTGGGGGCGGCGCTCGGCGGACTCGTCGCCGCGGGCATCGCCGCGACCCTCCTCTCGGTCTCCGCCGGGTTGCTCCTCTCCGTGGCCGGGGTGCTCTCCAGCGACGTGCTGCCCGGGCGGCTCGGCGACTTCCGGATCGCCGCGCACGTGGCCGGGGTGGTGCCGATCGTCGGCGCTCTGGTGTTCGCCCGGCTCGAGTTCGCCCACGCGGTGTCGCTCGCGCTCGCGGTGGCGGCCTCGACGTTCGCCCCGCTGCTGCTGCTCGGCATCTGGTGGCGGGGCCTGACCGACCGCGGTGCCATCGCCGGCATCGCCGTGGGTGGCGTGCTGTCGCTCTCGGCGTCGATCACCACCCTGGCCGGGGTCCGCCTCGAGGGCGTGGTGGGCACGCTGCTCGCCCAACCGGCAGCCGTGTCCGTGCCCGCCGCGGTGATCACGATGGTGGCGGTCAGCCGGGCGACGGCCTCGCGCATCCCCGCGCAGGTGGGGCGCACGCTGTTGCGGTTGCACGCTCCCGAGCGCCTCGGGCTCGGCGAGATGCGTGTGGGTCGCTGA
- a CDS encoding DUF485 domain-containing protein, whose protein sequence is MSATEESSRGSDPLGAPTPYEEMQRSPEFKALRDRWRRYIFLMSGLFLAWFLVYVLLADFAPGLVNTRLGGTNFTVGLLLGLLQFVSTFVIAVAYAKFAEKNIDPQAEALRETVEGKL, encoded by the coding sequence ATGAGTGCGACCGAGGAGAGCTCGAGAGGATCCGACCCGCTCGGAGCTCCGACCCCCTACGAAGAGATGCAGCGCAGCCCGGAGTTCAAGGCGCTCCGTGACCGGTGGCGGCGCTACATCTTCCTGATGAGCGGCCTGTTCCTGGCCTGGTTCCTGGTCTACGTGCTGCTGGCCGACTTCGCGCCCGGCCTCGTGAACACCCGCCTCGGCGGGACCAACTTCACCGTCGGCCTGCTGCTCGGGCTCCTGCAGTTCGTGTCCACCTTCGTGATCGCCGTGGCGTACGCGAAGTTCGCCGAGAAGAACATCGACCCGCAGGCCGAGGCGCTGCGGGAGACGGTGGAGGGGAAGCTGTGA
- a CDS encoding cation acetate symporter, translated as MTTGVLAQGGAARLGNPYLNIGIFLAFVVITLFIVYRVSRSATTASDYYAAGSSFTGPQNGVAISGDYLSAASFLGIAGAIAVNGYDGFLYSIGFLVAWLTALLLVAELLRNVGRFTLGDVLAFRMKQRPVRAAAAVSTLVVSFFYLLAQMAGAGGLISLLLGIPNTPGTIFDGQSIVIALVGLVMIVYVLYGGMRGTTWVQIIKATLLVIGAAVMTVWVLGLYGFNLSALLGAANDGSATNLLNAGNQYGKTITSRIDFLSLAVALVLGTAGLPHVLMRFYTVPTAKEARRSVNWAIWIIGIFYLFTLVIGYGAAAIVPANLLSSKNVNDAAPLLAFELGGTVLLGVVSAIAFATILAVVAGLTITSAASFAHDVYASVLKEGKPEPGSEVRVARRTALVVGFVAVIGGILANGQNVAFLVALAFAVAASANLPTLLYSLFWKKFNTTGALFSIYGGLAICIVLIVFSPVVSGSATAIFGEGVNFKLFPLSNPGIVSIPLSFLLGVIGTYVGANKGTAADQEEHERKAAEMEVRSMTGAGSSNTAVSH; from the coding sequence GTGACGACCGGAGTGCTCGCCCAGGGCGGGGCCGCCCGGCTCGGCAACCCCTACCTCAACATCGGCATCTTCCTGGCGTTCGTGGTCATCACGCTGTTCATCGTCTACCGGGTGAGCCGGTCGGCGACGACGGCGTCGGACTACTACGCCGCCGGCAGCTCGTTCACCGGCCCGCAGAACGGCGTCGCGATCTCCGGCGACTACCTCTCCGCCGCGTCCTTCCTCGGGATCGCGGGCGCGATCGCGGTGAACGGCTACGACGGCTTCCTCTACTCGATCGGCTTCCTCGTCGCCTGGCTGACGGCGCTGCTGCTGGTGGCCGAGCTGCTGCGCAACGTCGGCCGGTTCACCCTCGGCGACGTCCTCGCGTTCCGGATGAAGCAGCGTCCGGTGCGGGCGGCCGCCGCGGTCTCCACGCTCGTGGTGTCGTTCTTCTACCTGCTCGCGCAGATGGCGGGCGCGGGCGGCCTGATCTCGCTGCTGCTCGGCATCCCCAACACGCCGGGCACGATCTTCGACGGCCAGTCGATCGTCATCGCGCTCGTCGGCCTCGTGATGATCGTCTACGTGCTGTACGGCGGCATGCGCGGCACGACGTGGGTGCAGATCATCAAGGCGACCCTGCTGGTCATCGGCGCCGCCGTGATGACGGTGTGGGTGCTGGGCCTCTACGGCTTCAACCTCTCCGCGCTGCTCGGGGCCGCGAACGACGGGTCCGCGACCAACCTGCTCAACGCCGGCAACCAGTACGGCAAGACGATCACCAGCCGGATCGACTTCCTGTCGCTGGCCGTCGCGCTCGTGCTCGGCACCGCGGGTCTGCCGCACGTGCTGATGCGCTTCTACACGGTGCCCACGGCGAAGGAGGCCCGCCGGTCGGTGAACTGGGCCATCTGGATCATCGGCATCTTCTACCTGTTCACCCTGGTGATCGGGTACGGCGCGGCGGCGATCGTCCCGGCGAACCTGCTGTCGTCGAAGAACGTCAACGACGCCGCCCCGCTGCTCGCCTTCGAGCTCGGTGGCACGGTCCTGCTCGGGGTGGTCTCGGCGATCGCCTTCGCGACGATCCTCGCCGTGGTCGCCGGCCTGACGATCACCTCGGCGGCCTCGTTCGCGCACGACGTCTACGCGTCGGTGCTCAAGGAGGGCAAGCCGGAGCCGGGATCGGAGGTCCGGGTGGCCCGGCGGACCGCCCTCGTCGTCGGCTTCGTCGCGGTGATCGGCGGCATCCTCGCCAACGGCCAGAACGTCGCGTTCCTCGTCGCCCTGGCGTTCGCGGTGGCGGCCTCGGCCAACCTCCCGACGCTGCTCTACTCGCTGTTCTGGAAGAAGTTCAACACCACCGGCGCGCTGTTCTCGATCTACGGCGGCCTGGCGATCTGCATCGTGCTCATCGTCTTCAGCCCGGTGGTCTCCGGGTCGGCGACGGCGATCTTCGGGGAGGGCGTGAACTTCAAGCTGTTCCCGCTCTCGAACCCGGGCATCGTCTCGATCCCGCTGTCCTTCCTGCTCGGTGTCATCGGCACCTACGTCGGGGCGAACAAGGGCACCGCGGCCGACCAGGAGGAGCACGAGCGCAAGGCCGCCGAGATGGAGGTCCGCTCCATGACGGGGGCGGGGTCGTCGAACACGGCCGTGTCGCACTAG
- a CDS encoding rhodanese-like domain-containing protein, translating into MNVPAVTVSEVPAGATLLDVREDDEWVAGHAPEAVHVPMSAFLERIDQVPDGPLAVVCRVGGRSAQVTAYLRNQGRDAVNVTGGMLAWEAAGRPVVSDGPGPAQVV; encoded by the coding sequence ATGAACGTCCCGGCCGTGACGGTGTCCGAGGTGCCCGCCGGCGCCACGCTGCTCGACGTCCGGGAGGACGACGAGTGGGTCGCCGGCCACGCCCCGGAGGCGGTGCACGTCCCGATGTCGGCCTTCCTCGAACGGATCGACCAGGTGCCCGACGGCCCGCTCGCAGTGGTGTGCCGGGTCGGCGGGCGCTCCGCCCAGGTGACCGCCTACCTGCGCAACCAGGGGCGGGACGCCGTGAACGTGACCGGCGGGATGCTCGCGTGGGAGGCCGCCGGGCGTCCGGTGGTCTCCGACGGGCCCGGTCCCGCGCAGGTGGTCTGA
- a CDS encoding DUF4328 domain-containing protein, producing the protein MTCPRCGREQPPGGSGRFCVHCGRVLGGVRWVATTPDAARPSTPAPRRAPYAGPPRYRSIPRWSLWPWAARPEPGAPDGPLAARTPAEPAETLRATAGLLRRLAVTTALLCGVAAAGEALRYVLLLLSRDRALSGTLLGWSDAIVALFGLLAPMAALATGVVFLRWLLVARGIAADASDTRPWRSTRMLLLGCVLPPLTLTVPGATLAEIEHAGSGADPTVRPRPSRPVLAWWAAWVVGVVLGVVTLLQGLADSTQALADGVVLHFWSDVVAVVVALLTVRVTAHLTELLAPVLRERGRSYVVVGGDAATRSSTVVGTA; encoded by the coding sequence GTGACCTGCCCGCGGTGCGGCCGGGAGCAGCCGCCCGGTGGGTCCGGCCGGTTCTGCGTACACTGCGGCCGGGTCCTGGGCGGCGTGCGCTGGGTGGCCACCACCCCCGACGCGGCCCGGCCGAGCACGCCCGCACCGCGCCGTGCGCCCTACGCCGGTCCGCCCCGCTACCGGTCGATCCCGCGCTGGAGTCTCTGGCCGTGGGCCGCCCGGCCCGAGCCCGGTGCGCCCGACGGCCCGCTCGCGGCGCGGACCCCGGCGGAACCGGCCGAGACGCTCCGGGCCACGGCGGGACTGCTGCGTCGGCTCGCCGTCACCACCGCCCTGCTGTGCGGCGTCGCGGCGGCCGGCGAGGCCCTCCGCTACGTCCTGCTGCTCCTCAGCCGCGACCGTGCCCTCTCCGGGACGCTGCTCGGCTGGTCCGACGCGATCGTCGCCCTCTTCGGCCTGCTCGCCCCGATGGCGGCGCTGGCGACAGGCGTGGTGTTCCTGCGCTGGCTGCTGGTGGCCCGGGGGATCGCGGCGGACGCCTCGGACACCCGGCCCTGGCGGTCCACCCGGATGCTGCTCCTCGGCTGCGTGCTGCCGCCGCTGACGCTGACCGTGCCCGGCGCGACGCTCGCCGAGATCGAGCACGCCGGGTCCGGCGCCGACCCGACCGTGCGTCCGCGACCCTCCCGGCCGGTGCTCGCGTGGTGGGCGGCGTGGGTGGTGGGGGTCGTCCTCGGCGTCGTCACCCTGCTGCAGGGACTCGCCGACAGCACGCAGGCGCTCGCCGACGGGGTGGTCCTGCACTTCTGGTCCGACGTCGTCGCGGTGGTGGTCGCCCTGCTGACCGTCCGCGTCACGGCGCACCTCACCGAGCTCCTCGCCCCGGTGCTGCGGGAGCGGGGGCGGAGCTACGTGGTGGTCGGGGGAGACGCGGCGACGCGGAGCTCGACCGTGGTGGGGACCGCCTAG
- a CDS encoding ferritin produces MEEPSASRFHDLLRDQIRHEFTASQQYTAVAVYCDDEDLPQLAAHFYAQALEERNHAMGMVQYLLDNDVVVRIPGIDEVRNDFKSVEDVVELVLDQERRVTDQITLLARTARDQGDYLGEQFMQWYLKEQVEEVASMTTLLRIVRRAGDNLFHVEDFVAREMPADAGNDPTAPPSAGGVASLGGGA; encoded by the coding sequence ATGGAAGAGCCGTCCGCGTCGAGGTTCCACGATCTCCTGCGCGACCAGATCCGCCACGAGTTCACCGCGTCGCAGCAGTACACCGCGGTCGCGGTCTACTGCGACGACGAGGACCTCCCGCAGCTGGCGGCGCACTTCTACGCGCAGGCGCTCGAGGAGCGCAACCACGCCATGGGCATGGTGCAGTACCTCCTCGACAACGACGTGGTCGTCCGCATCCCCGGCATCGACGAGGTCCGCAACGACTTCAAGTCGGTCGAGGACGTCGTCGAGCTGGTACTCGACCAGGAACGCCGGGTCACCGACCAGATCACGCTGCTCGCCCGCACCGCGCGCGACCAGGGCGACTACCTCGGCGAGCAGTTCATGCAGTGGTACCTCAAGGAGCAGGTCGAGGAGGTCGCCTCCATGACGACGCTGCTGCGCATCGTGCGCCGCGCGGGCGACAACCTCTTCCACGTCGAGGACTTCGTCGCCCGCGAGATGCCGGCGGACGCGGGGAACGACCCCACCGCCCCGCCGTCCGCCGGGGGCGTCGCCAGCCTCGGCGGCGGAGCCTAG
- a CDS encoding ferric reductase-like transmembrane domain-containing protein has protein sequence MRRRMTTIAWTGALATMTVVPFVLSAWRGHSTEPATMLSVGLGVLGLGALVVVVLVPSRIRTLTRAFGVDRIMGLHRWLGMLALAAVVAHAAVALWNHPALINPVTARATAKVGWGSLVALLAVGGVAAGGRRPGARYEVWARLHVALAAAGLVLAGLHVLWLNHLVADPVMRVCLVVLAAALLLVLSHRWVWRPLFSRQGAYVVYGVRREGPSVVTLVLAPVHLRRGGLHFEPGQFVWLRLRRAVVGTEEHPFTIASSANVTGRLELTVRDQGDFSHRVAALTQGQQVWLDGPHGSFTAEDHGGRAGLVLVAGGVGITPMMSMLRTLAERGDVRRHRLVLAERGSEPLFAPELEVLRRRLDLEVTRLAGRRIDVALLAEVLPPSPEREHLDYFVCGPASLATGTLAALEQLDVPPARVHCEQFGWSGPLPTTTTPGTSVPVDPAPPKDPHVTSHGPAAHPAVGGRRPALDPARPRGGTGVGVLADERRPDVGIDELAARTGPLPALAPDLGDHRPVASGGRDDRRRRVGQHDRHVRDDGRPRRRRGGRHASV, from the coding sequence GTGCGCAGACGGATGACGACGATCGCCTGGACCGGGGCGCTCGCGACGATGACCGTGGTGCCGTTCGTGCTCTCGGCCTGGCGTGGGCACTCGACGGAGCCCGCGACGATGCTCTCGGTCGGGCTCGGGGTGCTCGGGCTCGGCGCCCTCGTGGTGGTCGTCCTCGTGCCCAGCCGCATCCGCACGCTGACCCGGGCCTTCGGGGTCGACCGGATCATGGGGCTGCACCGCTGGCTCGGGATGCTGGCCCTCGCCGCGGTGGTCGCGCACGCCGCCGTCGCGCTGTGGAACCACCCGGCGCTGATCAACCCGGTCACGGCGCGGGCCACGGCGAAGGTCGGCTGGGGCTCGCTCGTGGCGCTGCTCGCAGTCGGCGGGGTCGCCGCCGGCGGCCGGCGTCCGGGGGCGCGGTACGAGGTGTGGGCCCGCCTGCACGTGGCGCTGGCGGCCGCCGGCCTCGTGCTCGCCGGGCTGCACGTCCTCTGGCTGAACCACCTCGTCGCCGACCCCGTGATGCGCGTCTGCCTCGTGGTGCTGGCCGCGGCGCTGCTGCTGGTGCTCTCCCACCGCTGGGTCTGGCGTCCGCTGTTCTCCCGCCAGGGCGCCTACGTGGTCTACGGCGTACGGCGGGAGGGCCCGAGCGTGGTCACCCTCGTGCTCGCCCCCGTGCACCTGCGCCGCGGCGGGCTGCACTTCGAGCCCGGGCAGTTCGTGTGGCTGCGCCTGCGCCGCGCCGTGGTGGGCACCGAGGAGCACCCGTTCACGATCGCGTCGAGCGCCAACGTCACCGGGCGGCTCGAGCTCACGGTGCGCGACCAGGGGGACTTCTCGCACCGCGTCGCCGCGCTGACGCAGGGGCAGCAGGTGTGGCTGGACGGCCCGCACGGCTCGTTCACCGCGGAGGACCACGGCGGGCGGGCCGGGCTCGTGCTCGTGGCCGGCGGGGTCGGGATCACCCCAATGATGAGCATGCTGCGGACCCTGGCCGAGCGCGGGGACGTGCGGCGGCACCGCCTCGTGCTCGCCGAGCGCGGTTCCGAGCCGCTGTTCGCCCCCGAGCTGGAGGTGCTGCGGCGCCGCCTCGACCTCGAGGTGACCCGGCTGGCCGGGCGCCGGATCGACGTCGCGCTGCTCGCCGAGGTCCTGCCCCCGTCCCCGGAGCGGGAGCACCTCGACTACTTCGTCTGCGGCCCCGCCTCGCTCGCCACCGGCACGCTCGCCGCGCTCGAGCAGCTCGACGTACCGCCCGCCCGGGTGCACTGCGAGCAGTTCGGCTGGTCCGGGCCGCTGCCCACCACCACGACCCCCGGGACGTCCGTCCCGGTCGATCCCGCTCCCCCGAAGGATCCTCATGTCACGTCACACGGCCCGGCCGCGCATCCCGCGGTGGGCGGTCGCCGTCCCGCTCTCGATCCTGCTCGTCCTCGGGGCGGCACAGGCGTGGGCGTCCTCGCGGACGAGCGACGGCCCGACGTCGGGATCGACGAGCTCGCAGCACGGACGGGCCCCCTCCCTGCTCTCGCGCCTGACCTCGGCGATCACCGGCCGGTCGCGTCGGGAGGACGGGACGACCGGCGACGGCGGGTCGGACAGCACGACCGGCACGTCCGCGACGACGGGCGCCCACGACGCCGCCGCGGCGGCCGGCACGCATCGGTCTGA
- a CDS encoding class I SAM-dependent methyltransferase yields MTFDRAREAAVVPAAFDQDATSYDRLVGANPGYLDHLRLSARRLALPDDGRGLRLLDVGCGTGLSTQALVETYPAAEIVAADASAEMLAQAQAKTWPDTVRFVHSRAEELAAHGVEGPFDGILAAYLLRNLPDVTAGVKDLHGLLAPGAPLAVHEYSVADSARARATWTAVCWAIIIPLGWRVTGDASLYRYLWRSVLHFDGISRLTGRLRDAGLDDVRVEPVDGWQKGIVHTILGRRPA; encoded by the coding sequence GTGACCTTCGACCGTGCCCGCGAGGCCGCCGTGGTGCCGGCGGCGTTCGACCAGGACGCCACCTCCTACGACCGTCTGGTCGGCGCCAACCCCGGCTACCTCGACCACCTGCGGCTCTCCGCGCGGCGGCTGGCCCTTCCCGACGACGGGCGCGGGCTGCGGCTCCTCGACGTCGGGTGCGGCACCGGGCTGTCCACGCAGGCGCTGGTGGAGACCTACCCGGCCGCCGAGATCGTGGCGGCCGACGCGTCGGCGGAGATGCTCGCGCAGGCGCAGGCCAAGACGTGGCCCGACACGGTGCGGTTCGTGCACTCCCGCGCCGAGGAGTTGGCCGCGCACGGCGTCGAGGGCCCCTTCGACGGCATCCTCGCGGCGTACCTGCTGCGCAACCTCCCCGACGTGACGGCCGGGGTGAAGGACCTGCACGGCCTGCTCGCGCCGGGCGCCCCGCTGGCGGTGCACGAGTACTCGGTGGCCGACTCGGCGCGCGCCCGCGCGACGTGGACCGCCGTGTGCTGGGCGATCATCATCCCGCTGGGGTGGCGGGTGACCGGCGACGCGTCGCTGTACCGCTACCTGTGGAGGTCGGTCCTGCACTTCGACGGGATCTCGCGGCTGACGGGCCGACTGCGCGACGCCGGGCTCGACGACGTCCGGGTCGAGCCGGTGGACGGCTGGCAGAAGGGGATCGTCCACACGATCCTCGGCCGCCGCCCTGCCTGA
- a CDS encoding DUF5914 domain-containing protein, giving the protein MAPTWRDAKPGIIHAALERAQARPSGNWYVVGASDDIRVGSPTGTTVAGVELVVWRAPDGGLHAGPGACPHLGADMSTAQQSGCELICRWHGLALGPSGRAGWRTLPAHDDGVLVWVRLDAVGGEEPTDAPVLPVRPPHTESLVAVASMEGTCEPEDVIANRLDPWHGAWFHPHSFADLRVDSAPGRTASDAEDHFDLHVAFRLTRQWGIPVEARFTCPDPRTIVMHITRGEGAGSVVETHATPLAPHPDGRARTLVTEAVLAHSTRAGFVHATKAQRLVRPLMEFAAKRLWVDDIEYAERTYEVRRRRRAGAGSGVTGTSAVAHD; this is encoded by the coding sequence ATGGCGCCGACCTGGCGGGACGCGAAGCCGGGCATCATCCACGCCGCGCTCGAACGGGCCCAGGCCCGGCCGTCGGGCAACTGGTACGTCGTCGGCGCCTCCGACGACATCCGGGTCGGGTCCCCGACCGGCACCACGGTGGCGGGCGTCGAGCTGGTCGTCTGGCGGGCCCCCGACGGCGGGTTGCACGCCGGCCCCGGTGCCTGCCCGCACCTCGGGGCGGACATGTCGACCGCGCAGCAGTCGGGCTGCGAGCTGATCTGCCGCTGGCACGGCCTCGCGCTCGGCCCGTCCGGCCGCGCCGGCTGGCGCACGCTGCCCGCGCACGACGACGGGGTGCTCGTCTGGGTCCGGCTCGACGCGGTCGGCGGCGAGGAGCCCACCGACGCGCCGGTCCTCCCGGTGCGCCCGCCGCACACCGAGAGCCTCGTCGCGGTGGCCTCGATGGAGGGCACCTGCGAGCCCGAGGACGTGATCGCCAACCGCCTCGACCCGTGGCACGGCGCCTGGTTCCACCCGCACTCGTTCGCCGACCTGCGCGTCGACTCGGCGCCCGGCCGCACCGCGAGCGACGCCGAGGACCACTTCGACCTGCACGTGGCCTTCCGGCTCACCCGGCAGTGGGGCATCCCGGTCGAGGCGCGGTTCACCTGCCCCGACCCGCGGACGATCGTCATGCACATCACCCGCGGCGAGGGGGCGGGCAGCGTCGTCGAGACCCACGCGACGCCGCTGGCCCCGCACCCCGACGGCCGGGCCCGCACGCTCGTCACCGAGGCCGTGCTGGCCCACTCCACGCGTGCGGGGTTCGTGCACGCCACGAAGGCGCAGCGGCTCGTCCGCCCGCTCATGGAGTTCGCGGCGAAGCGGCTCTGGGTCGACGACATCGAGTACGCCGAGCGCACCTACGAGGTGCGCCGGCGTCGTCGGGCCGGGGCCGGATCCGGGGTCACCGGGACGTCAGCCGTGGCCCACGACTGA